A single region of the Candidatus Neomarinimicrobiota bacterium genome encodes:
- the recO gene encoding DNA repair protein RecO encodes MSTPHTSEAVVLRTVNYSDSSLIVRLFTEQYGKVAVMAKGARRFKQGTVGVLQPPNYINVWYQHKERREIQTLVKSEFVERYANLADDLQTSAAALVAVEMLDRAVHEADPHPIIFRLITATLQRLNQGGGDDVVVLHFYQLHLARQLGFGPQIALCEQCGLALTSATLDSPTGRLLCHRCQADGATPIGGPALKHLRDLAATHITNLDTLRPNDRTKKQVGDFLLKHLFFHVDGMSNLKSIKFWHQVTA; translated from the coding sequence ATGTCCACGCCCCACACATCTGAAGCCGTGGTCCTGCGAACCGTCAACTATTCGGACAGTTCACTCATCGTGCGCCTGTTCACTGAACAGTATGGAAAAGTAGCCGTTATGGCTAAGGGAGCGCGACGGTTTAAGCAGGGCACCGTCGGCGTCTTGCAGCCGCCCAACTATATCAACGTCTGGTACCAGCATAAGGAGCGACGGGAGATCCAAACCCTGGTCAAATCGGAATTTGTGGAACGCTACGCGAATCTGGCCGACGATTTGCAGACGAGTGCGGCGGCACTGGTGGCAGTTGAGATGCTGGACCGGGCCGTCCACGAGGCCGACCCCCACCCTATTATCTTCCGCCTGATCACCGCCACCCTTCAACGCCTTAACCAGGGCGGTGGTGATGACGTGGTGGTCCTGCATTTTTATCAGTTGCACCTCGCCCGCCAGCTGGGCTTTGGGCCCCAGATTGCCTTATGTGAGCAGTGTGGGCTCGCGCTCACCAGCGCAACTTTGGATAGCCCTACGGGACGGCTGCTCTGCCATCGGTGTCAAGCTGACGGCGCAACGCCCATCGGCGGGCCAGCCCTCAAACATCTGCGTGATTTGGCGGCTACCCATATCACCAATCTGGATACTCTCAGGCCCAACGACCGCACCAAGAAACAAGTAGGAGACTTTCTCCTCAAACATCTATTCTTTCACGTTGACGGGATGAGCAATTTGAAATCCATAAAATTCTGGCATCAGGTGACCGCCTAA
- a CDS encoding RNA-binding protein yields MAKTIYVGNIPFTVTEDEIRTLFESHGTVNDVKLITDRGTGRFRGFGFVEMEDEDADKAISELDGKEFSGRVMRVNEARERPGGGR; encoded by the coding sequence ATGGCAAAAACGATCTACGTAGGCAACATACCGTTCACCGTCACAGAAGATGAAATTCGGACGTTGTTCGAAAGCCACGGTACCGTAAACGATGTTAAACTCATAACCGACCGGGGAACTGGCCGGTTTCGAGGGTTTGGCTTTGTGGAAATGGAAGATGAAGATGCCGACAAGGCCATCAGCGAACTGGATGGCAAAGAATTTAGTGGACGCGTCATGCGCGTCAATGAGGCGCGCGAGCGTCCCGGCGGCGGCCGTTAG
- a CDS encoding citrate synthase: METARLIYKNKEYELPVVGGTEDELGIDIAKLRQETGMITLDSGYANTGSCLSSITFIDGEKGILRYRGYPIEELAQAARFVEICYLLVYDHLPTQEELDDFRHQLSHHSMIHEDMKKFFEGFPPSAHPMAVLSAMISSLSGFYPNVELDEDTVALNIIRLLAKAKTIAAFSYKKSIGHPYVYPRNDLSYTADFLHMMFAVPAETYEAPRVLDDALNLLLILHADHEQNCSTSTVRMVGSSQANLFASISAGVSALWGPLHGGANQRVIQMLETIRNDGMNYQKYVDMAKDKDSNFRLMGFGHRVYKYFDPRATLLKAAADDVLSELGADDPLLEIAKRLEEIATKDDYFLERGLYPNVDFYSGMLYRAMGIPTEMFTVMFALGRLPGWIAHWKEMREDPNPRIYRPRQIYTGATQRSYVPVDKR, encoded by the coding sequence ATGGAAACAGCCCGTCTGATATACAAGAACAAGGAATACGAGCTGCCCGTAGTCGGCGGTACCGAGGACGAGCTTGGCATCGATATTGCGAAGTTGCGCCAGGAGACGGGCATGATCACCCTCGATTCGGGCTACGCCAACACAGGCTCCTGTCTCAGCAGCATCACCTTTATCGATGGCGAGAAGGGCATCCTGCGGTATCGCGGATACCCCATCGAGGAGCTCGCTCAGGCGGCCCGCTTTGTGGAAATCTGCTATCTGCTGGTGTATGACCACCTGCCTACGCAGGAAGAATTGGACGACTTCCGGCACCAGCTGTCCCACCACAGCATGATACACGAGGACATGAAAAAGTTCTTCGAGGGCTTTCCGCCATCGGCCCATCCCATGGCCGTGCTGTCAGCCATGATATCGTCCCTGTCCGGCTTCTATCCCAATGTTGAACTTGACGAGGACACGGTCGCTCTGAACATCATCCGCCTGCTGGCCAAGGCCAAGACCATCGCCGCCTTCTCCTACAAAAAGTCCATCGGCCATCCGTACGTCTATCCCCGCAACGACCTGAGCTATACCGCCGATTTCCTGCACATGATGTTTGCTGTCCCCGCCGAGACCTACGAGGCGCCCAGGGTGCTGGATGACGCCCTGAACCTGCTGCTCATCCTCCACGCCGACCACGAGCAGAATTGCAGCACGTCTACCGTCCGCATGGTGGGCAGCAGCCAGGCCAACCTGTTTGCCTCCATCTCCGCCGGCGTCAGCGCCCTGTGGGGCCCGCTGCATGGCGGCGCCAACCAACGGGTCATCCAGATGCTGGAAACCATTCGTAATGACGGCATGAACTACCAGAAGTATGTGGACATGGCGAAGGACAAAGACTCGAACTTCCGGCTCATGGGCTTTGGCCACCGGGTCTACAAGTACTTCGATCCACGGGCCACACTGCTGAAAGCGGCCGCAGACGATGTTCTGTCGGAATTGGGGGCCGATGACCCACTGCTTGAGATCGCCAAACGCCTCGAAGAGATCGCCACGAAGGATGACTATTTTCTGGAGCGAGGCCTCTATCCCAACGTCGACTTCTACAGCGGTATGCTTTACCGCGCGATGGGCATACCCACGGAGATGTTCACGGTCATGTTCGCCCTGGGCAGGCTGCCCGGGTGGATAGCCCACTGGAAGGAGATGCGGGAGGATCCCAATCCGCGCATATACCGCCCCCGGCAAATCTATACGGGCGCGACCCAACGGTCCTACGTGCCAGTGGACAAACGCTAG
- the rnhA gene encoding ribonuclease HI → MALTGTTHLPAVTLYTDGACSGNPGPGGWGAILRFHGSEKELAGGESQTTNNRMELTAVIKGLEALTQRCRVTVYSDSRYVVDAVNKGWLSGWVARGWRKAAAKGRGQPVLNVDLWQRLLKLLEEQEVGFQWVRGHQGHPENERADRLAVSHIPG, encoded by the coding sequence ATGGCGTTGACGGGCACGACCCATCTGCCAGCGGTCACCCTATACACCGACGGGGCCTGCTCGGGGAACCCCGGCCCGGGCGGGTGGGGAGCCATCCTACGGTTCCACGGCAGCGAAAAGGAGCTGGCCGGCGGCGAGAGCCAGACCACCAACAACCGCATGGAGCTCACCGCAGTGATCAAGGGGCTGGAGGCGCTGACCCAGCGGTGCCGGGTGACGGTCTACTCCGATTCACGCTACGTGGTGGACGCGGTGAACAAGGGGTGGTTAAGCGGTTGGGTGGCCCGTGGCTGGCGCAAAGCGGCTGCGAAAGGGCGCGGGCAGCCGGTGCTGAACGTGGACTTATGGCAGCGGCTGCTGAAGCTGCTGGAGGAGCAAGAGGTGGGATTCCAATGGGTGCGAGGTCATCAGGGGCACCCGGAAAACGAGCGGGCCGACCGCCTGGCCGTGTCCCATATTCCCGGCTAG
- a CDS encoding alpha/beta hydrolase, translating into MPGAAHNRPQDLELGSGPNGCFLIHGFAGTTEDVRELATFLANHGYRVSAKLLAGHGTSIEECNLVRAEDWLEELEYHFTEFLLEQETTFVIGLEMGAALALHLAALYPVAGVVAISLELGGRRAQPSWLLSLLAPFTSTVARSEPGSGQGSRRTPFNGYDRYPIKGLRAMFRLNRHVRAELHQVTAPTLLTQSNGYGGKTKAAAQLVLNTLPARHKRLKIYENENAHSTNGPGQAKVQADILDFLMSHTAA; encoded by the coding sequence ATGCCTGGAGCTGCCCACAATCGCCCGCAGGACCTGGAGCTGGGCTCAGGACCCAATGGCTGCTTTCTCATCCACGGCTTTGCCGGCACGACCGAGGATGTCCGCGAGCTGGCCACGTTCCTGGCGAATCACGGCTATCGGGTGTCGGCAAAATTGCTGGCCGGGCACGGCACCTCCATCGAGGAATGCAACCTCGTCCGAGCAGAGGACTGGCTCGAAGAGCTGGAATACCACTTCACCGAATTCCTTCTGGAACAGGAGACAACCTTTGTTATTGGCCTGGAAATGGGCGCAGCCCTAGCGCTTCATCTGGCCGCTCTTTACCCAGTGGCGGGGGTGGTGGCCATCTCTTTAGAACTGGGCGGGCGCAGGGCGCAGCCCAGCTGGCTGCTCTCCTTGTTGGCTCCCTTTACCAGCACAGTTGCCCGTAGCGAGCCAGGCTCGGGACAGGGGTCGCGGCGCACGCCGTTCAACGGCTATGACCGCTATCCTATCAAGGGCCTGAGGGCGATGTTCCGGCTTAATCGTCATGTCCGGGCAGAATTGCACCAGGTCACCGCTCCGACCCTGCTGACGCAGTCCAACGGCTATGGTGGCAAGACCAAGGCAGCTGCCCAACTGGTTCTAAACACCCTTCCCGCCCGACACAAACGACTTAAAATCTATGAAAACGAGAATGCCCACTCGACAAATGGGCCGGGGCAGGCTAAGGTTCAAGCCGATATTCTGGACTTTCTTATGAGCCACACCGCCGCCTGA
- a CDS encoding amidohydrolase — protein MRSFIIRGVWFPLLLGTACTPQSGADLILTGGTILTMDKHLAPVSSMAVVDGRILAVGSEDEVLPLANRATRRIRLHGAVVVPGLTDSHFHLAGFGRSMDELQLTGTGSATEIAEQVAAKAGELPTGTWIRGGGWDQNDWEVQTFPTRAILDAAAPEHPVALKRIDGHAIWVNSQALQLAGITAGTADPDGGTIVRDSTGNPEGVLIDRAMALMDAVLPRASRADLRRWLLAAIKRSNQVGLTEVHDPGVDEATLDVIRKLADEGLLTLRYYGMLDGDDEALLAAHYASGPVLNYGGRMTVRAVKFYADGALGSRGAALLSDYSDDPGNRGLVLTPAATLEALISDAFRAGFQPCTHAIGDRANRMVLDIYERAMAGAGGHELRPRIEHAQVIARRDIRRFARLGVIAAMQPTHATSDMYWAEDRLGKKRVAGAYAWRQLLASGAVIAGGSDCPVEREEPLLQLYAARTRQDTSGWPAGGWQPHERMGGLEALRTLTTGAAFASFADTARGKILPGYDADLTVLSSNPVNNDPRELLRTEVLMTVVGGDIVWHNRTGFQRMKALRERLESGDTLEHEATN, from the coding sequence ATGCGCTCCTTCATCATCAGAGGCGTTTGGTTCCCCCTGCTGCTAGGCACCGCCTGCACCCCTCAGTCCGGCGCCGACCTGATTCTCACTGGCGGCACGATCCTGACCATGGACAAGCACCTGGCCCCCGTCTCCTCCATGGCTGTGGTTGACGGCCGAATCCTGGCCGTTGGATCGGAGGATGAGGTTTTGCCCCTGGCCAACCGGGCTACCCGGCGCATCCGACTGCATGGCGCCGTGGTGGTGCCGGGGCTCACCGACAGCCACTTTCACCTGGCCGGTTTCGGCCGCTCAATGGATGAGCTGCAGCTGACGGGAACCGGTTCCGCTACGGAAATCGCTGAACAGGTGGCCGCCAAGGCCGGGGAGCTGCCCACCGGCACATGGATTCGAGGCGGAGGGTGGGACCAGAACGACTGGGAGGTGCAGACTTTCCCCACCCGGGCCATCCTGGATGCAGCAGCGCCTGAGCATCCCGTGGCACTCAAAAGAATTGACGGCCACGCCATCTGGGTGAATAGCCAAGCCCTGCAGCTGGCCGGTATCACTGCCGGTACAGCCGATCCTGACGGCGGCACTATTGTGCGCGACAGCACCGGAAATCCAGAGGGTGTGCTCATTGACCGCGCCATGGCGCTCATGGACGCAGTGCTGCCCCGTGCGTCGCGGGCTGACCTCCGCCGCTGGCTGCTGGCCGCAATAAAGCGCAGTAATCAGGTGGGTCTCACGGAGGTGCACGACCCGGGGGTAGATGAGGCCACACTGGACGTAATCCGGAAACTGGCAGACGAGGGCCTGCTGACACTGCGCTACTACGGCATGCTGGATGGCGACGACGAGGCACTGCTGGCCGCGCATTACGCCAGCGGACCCGTGCTCAACTACGGCGGCCGCATGACGGTACGGGCGGTGAAGTTTTACGCCGACGGCGCACTGGGCAGCCGGGGGGCCGCGCTGTTGTCCGACTATAGCGACGACCCCGGCAACCGTGGGCTGGTTCTAACGCCCGCTGCGACGCTGGAGGCCCTGATTTCTGACGCGTTCAGGGCCGGCTTCCAGCCCTGTACCCACGCCATTGGTGATCGGGCAAACCGGATGGTTCTGGATATCTATGAGCGGGCCATGGCAGGCGCCGGGGGTCATGAGCTGCGACCCCGGATTGAGCATGCGCAGGTCATTGCCCGACGCGACATCCGGCGTTTTGCCCGCCTTGGTGTGATCGCCGCCATGCAACCCACCCATGCCACGAGTGACATGTACTGGGCGGAGGACCGATTGGGCAAGAAACGGGTGGCGGGCGCCTACGCCTGGAGGCAGTTACTTGCTTCGGGTGCCGTTATTGCGGGTGGCTCCGATTGCCCCGTGGAGCGGGAGGAACCGCTTTTGCAGCTCTACGCAGCCCGGACCCGGCAGGACACCAGCGGATGGCCCGCCGGGGGCTGGCAGCCCCATGAGCGGATGGGCGGTCTGGAGGCCCTCAGAACCCTGACCACCGGCGCTGCCTTCGCCTCCTTTGCCGACACGGCCCGTGGTAAAATCCTCCCCGGCTACGACGCCGACCTCACCGTCCTCTCCAGTAATCCAGTGAACAACGACCCCCGCGAGCTGCTGCGCACAGAGGTGCTGATGACGGTAGTAGGCGGCGATATCGTCTGGCACAACCGTACAGGATTCCAGCGCATGAAGGCTCTGCGGGAGCGGCTTGAGAGTGGCGACACTCTGGAGCACGAAGCGACTAACTGA
- a CDS encoding HAMP domain-containing protein: MSIRLRVLLTFFGLVFVGVMAISSYSILFVRDYLLISSRDDLDRQARFLATLLVNQPDESQFPTIMADHARYTGHKVELLGSDLQVRAAEGAITDTTAPTFSGIAPLPGANTQERQYIRITASEAAIKATLTRVRYIIYGGILGTLLLTVAISWVVADRLTFPIRRLAGAARDVARGETFSLPRSRRRDEIGDLTRDVAAMADKLQEDISDLQRLNQAQEDFIAALSHEVRNPVFSARGYLEMALEEQAAHDDGSEHSKQMLEYLQKGHRNLLRIHNLFADMLLLVRLEFDQEPVALAPLSLGPVISELEETFLPQARERGIALTIRSETDAVQGNAEVLRIALSNLLANAIQHTEEGEVRLEIAQQDGGGVRLEVTDSGEGIPAHELESIFEKFHRVDKARSREAGGTGLGLALVTQCMRTLNTEIKVDSTVGQGSRFWFDLPAAQGE; the protein is encoded by the coding sequence ATGAGTATCCGGCTGCGCGTGTTGTTGACCTTTTTCGGCCTGGTCTTTGTGGGCGTGATGGCCATTAGCAGTTACTCCATCCTGTTCGTCCGGGACTATCTGCTCATCAGTTCCCGCGACGATCTGGATCGGCAGGCCCGCTTCCTGGCCACCCTGCTGGTGAACCAGCCCGACGAATCCCAGTTTCCCACCATCATGGCAGACCATGCCCGCTATACCGGGCACAAAGTTGAGCTGCTGGGCAGCGACTTGCAGGTGCGCGCCGCTGAGGGCGCCATCACGGATACGACCGCTCCCACCTTCTCCGGCATCGCTCCCCTGCCGGGCGCCAACACCCAAGAGCGCCAATACATACGCATCACCGCCAGCGAGGCCGCCATCAAGGCCACCCTTACCCGGGTGCGGTATATTATCTACGGCGGTATTTTAGGGACGCTGCTGCTTACAGTCGCCATCAGTTGGGTGGTGGCCGACCGTCTTACCTTCCCCATTCGCCGGCTGGCTGGCGCAGCCCGTGACGTGGCCCGGGGGGAGACTTTCAGCCTGCCCAGATCACGGCGCAGGGATGAGATCGGCGACTTGACTCGCGATGTGGCCGCCATGGCCGACAAACTCCAGGAGGACATCAGCGACCTTCAGCGGTTGAACCAGGCCCAGGAGGATTTTATCGCCGCTCTGAGCCACGAGGTGCGCAACCCGGTCTTCTCGGCCCGGGGCTACCTGGAAATGGCCCTGGAGGAGCAGGCCGCGCACGACGACGGCTCGGAGCATTCCAAACAGATGCTGGAGTACCTGCAGAAGGGCCACCGCAACCTGCTGCGCATCCACAACCTCTTTGCCGACATGCTGCTGCTGGTGCGGCTGGAGTTCGACCAGGAGCCGGTGGCGCTGGCCCCCCTGTCGTTGGGGCCGGTGATCAGCGAGCTGGAGGAGACCTTCCTGCCCCAGGCCCGGGAACGGGGCATCGCCCTCACCATCCGCTCAGAGACTGACGCCGTGCAAGGCAACGCTGAGGTGCTCAGGATCGCCCTCTCCAACCTGCTGGCCAACGCCATTCAGCACACTGAGGAGGGGGAGGTGCGGCTGGAGATTGCCCAGCAGGACGGCGGCGGGGTGCGTCTGGAAGTGACCGACAGCGGCGAGGGCATCCCCGCCCATGAGCTGGAGAGCATCTTCGAGAAGTTCCACCGGGTGGACAAGGCCCGCAGCCGCGAGGCGGGGGGCACCGGTCTGGGTCTGGCCCTGGTAACCCAATGCATGCGTACCCTAAACACCGAGATCAAGGTGGACTCCACCGTGGGCCAGGGCAGCCGTTTCTGGTTCGACCTGCCGGCAGCGCAGGGCGAGTAG
- a CDS encoding PAS domain S-box protein produces the protein MIVEIIIKVVSALVVGAAFVYAWQLGRKYGLSRQPGWLNIELGFGLTLLASLLVLTENVAMVRRLLVIGGSDYRYYLTFGSYLLGFVSMIIGGWKWLPALIARQQSDALQAANARLRQESSERSRAEEVLRESERRYRQIIEETSDIVYTINPEGYFTYVNPPGQRFTGYTENELMGMHFTRLIPAAWLDRVKSVYSEQIDKVQPETMLEFPYITKSGAEKWVEQKVTLLIKDGEVTGLQSIVRDISERKEAEEVLQQAHLQLEEKVEERTAELKAAVTSLQTEIGERKRAEKEILQRTEDLTLINEINNAINRGDSLQEVFHLLSRQSKKTFSGHGAAVYLLSEDKKYLTLQLTPGIQKLVGRVEKLLHRSLPEIRVLLNSGGRHFEVLESGAPQIISTPAEIDALLGDYINVYNLPGKKLRELACSLIPKVKDMFSLRSFLLVPLISGDETLGLLDYARKEPFTQEDLQRFVTIAQQMTTAIKRKQAEEALALEEERLRTTLRSISDGVIATDITGNIILMNHAAAELTGWPLDLAQGKPISDVFKSTGDGKPFELALASVLRGNIKPIQNPNRQLVTRDGKERPVAGSMAPLGNSGEKVKGMVLVFQDISQRQQLEHEMLRSHKLESLGVLASGLAHDFNNFLMSIMLNVVTAKLKSDQNADVKTLLESAEQSITKAKAITQQLLTFSRGGDPVKSGMRLQPLVEECVKFALHGRPVASSFDLPDDLWPVDVDSGQINQVINNLVLNAVEAMPDGGRLEVSARTLKVKEGEARIALEPGDYVELKVTDEGEGIPDAIIDFIFDPYFTTRDNGNGLGLFSCYNILTRHGGGITVASEVGRGTTFTVYLPAAKRGELAAEQPVITRGSGRVLVMDDDDTIRLGLAALLGELGYDVTTTAAGEEAVEIYTSELTSEHPIDVVILDLTVPTGMGGAETIKHLHAVDPQVKAVVSSGYANDPVLAQYRDYGFQGILVKPFRPEDLSQVMDALIRAPRPDPAPVALP, from the coding sequence ATGATCGTGGAAATCATCATCAAAGTGGTCAGCGCCCTGGTCGTAGGGGCGGCCTTCGTTTATGCTTGGCAACTCGGCAGGAAATACGGTCTCAGTCGCCAGCCCGGATGGCTGAATATCGAGCTGGGCTTCGGCCTGACATTGCTCGCCAGTCTCCTGGTCCTGACGGAAAACGTCGCAATGGTAAGGCGCCTCCTTGTCATCGGCGGTTCCGACTACCGGTACTATCTGACCTTCGGGAGCTATCTCCTCGGTTTCGTCTCGATGATCATCGGCGGGTGGAAGTGGCTGCCCGCTCTGATCGCTCGCCAGCAGTCCGACGCACTACAAGCGGCCAATGCGCGGCTCAGGCAGGAAAGTAGCGAACGCTCGCGGGCGGAGGAGGTGCTGCGGGAGAGCGAGCGCCGCTATCGCCAGATTATCGAAGAGACCAGCGATATCGTCTATACCATCAACCCCGAAGGCTATTTCACTTATGTCAACCCTCCCGGCCAGAGATTTACCGGCTACACAGAAAACGAACTAATGGGGATGCACTTTACCCGGCTCATCCCTGCGGCGTGGCTTGATCGCGTCAAGTCGGTTTACTCCGAGCAGATCGACAAAGTGCAACCGGAGACCATGTTGGAATTTCCCTACATCACGAAATCAGGCGCGGAGAAATGGGTCGAGCAAAAGGTGACCCTTCTGATCAAGGACGGCGAGGTTACCGGCCTACAAAGCATTGTCCGTGATATCAGTGAGCGGAAGGAGGCCGAAGAGGTTCTCCAGCAGGCCCATCTTCAGCTTGAAGAAAAGGTCGAAGAAAGAACGGCCGAATTAAAGGCTGCGGTGACCTCCCTGCAAACTGAAATTGGCGAGCGCAAGCGGGCGGAAAAGGAAATTCTACAACGCACCGAAGACCTTACACTGATCAATGAGATCAACAATGCCATCAATCGCGGCGACAGCCTTCAGGAGGTGTTTCACCTGCTCTCCAGGCAATCGAAGAAAACATTTTCCGGCCATGGAGCAGCCGTCTATCTGCTCAGTGAGGACAAGAAATACCTCACCCTGCAGCTGACGCCTGGCATTCAGAAGCTGGTGGGGCGAGTGGAAAAACTGCTCCATCGCAGCCTGCCGGAAATCAGGGTGCTGCTGAATAGTGGGGGACGCCACTTTGAGGTTCTGGAATCTGGCGCGCCACAGATAATCAGCACACCCGCCGAAATCGACGCCCTGCTTGGGGACTACATCAATGTATATAACCTGCCCGGCAAAAAGCTCCGCGAGCTGGCATGCAGCTTAATACCAAAAGTAAAAGACATGTTCAGTCTGCGATCGTTCCTGTTGGTCCCACTCATTTCAGGCGATGAAACACTGGGACTGCTGGACTATGCCAGGAAGGAACCATTTACTCAAGAAGACCTGCAGCGCTTTGTAACCATTGCGCAGCAAATGACGACGGCCATCAAGCGGAAGCAGGCAGAGGAGGCCCTAGCTCTTGAGGAGGAACGGCTCAGAACAACTCTCCGGAGCATTAGTGACGGCGTCATTGCCACCGACATTACAGGCAATATCATTCTTATGAATCACGCCGCCGCGGAGCTCACCGGCTGGCCGCTCGATTTGGCGCAGGGTAAACCCATCAGCGATGTATTCAAATCCACCGGCGACGGAAAACCGTTTGAGCTGGCTTTGGCCTCCGTCCTGCGCGGCAACATAAAACCCATCCAAAACCCCAATCGTCAGTTGGTTACCAGGGACGGAAAGGAACGGCCGGTCGCCGGAAGCATGGCTCCCCTAGGCAATAGCGGCGAAAAGGTGAAAGGCATGGTGCTGGTCTTTCAGGATATCAGCCAGCGGCAACAGCTGGAGCACGAAATGTTGCGTTCGCATAAATTGGAGTCACTGGGAGTCCTAGCCAGCGGGTTGGCGCACGATTTCAACAATTTTCTCATGAGCATCATGCTCAACGTGGTCACTGCCAAACTGAAATCGGATCAGAATGCGGACGTAAAGACGTTGCTTGAGTCGGCTGAGCAGTCCATCACCAAAGCCAAAGCCATCACCCAGCAACTGCTGACATTCAGCCGTGGCGGCGATCCTGTAAAATCGGGCATGCGCCTCCAACCTCTGGTTGAGGAGTGTGTCAAATTTGCCCTTCACGGCCGCCCGGTGGCGTCAAGTTTTGACCTGCCCGATGACTTGTGGCCGGTGGACGTGGACTCAGGTCAGATCAACCAGGTGATCAACAATCTGGTGCTCAACGCCGTTGAAGCCATGCCGGATGGTGGCCGGCTCGAGGTGTCGGCCCGGACATTGAAGGTAAAAGAAGGCGAGGCTCGCATTGCACTGGAACCGGGGGATTATGTGGAGTTGAAGGTGACCGATGAGGGCGAGGGGATACCGGATGCGATTATTGATTTCATATTCGACCCCTATTTTACGACCCGTGATAACGGCAACGGCCTGGGGCTTTTCTCCTGCTACAATATACTTACCAGGCATGGTGGCGGTATTACGGTCGCTTCGGAAGTCGGCCGGGGAACCACTTTTACGGTCTATCTGCCGGCAGCAAAGCGGGGTGAGTTAGCGGCTGAGCAGCCGGTGATCACGAGGGGTAGCGGCCGAGTCTTGGTAATGGACGACGATGATACCATTCGCCTCGGGCTGGCGGCCCTGTTGGGCGAATTGGGCTACGATGTGACCACGACTGCCGCCGGTGAGGAGGCCGTTGAGATTTATACGAGTGAACTGACGTCGGAACACCCCATTGATGTGGTTATTCTTGACCTGACCGTCCCTACTGGTATGGGGGGCGCGGAGACGATCAAGCATCTGCATGCTGTCGACCCGCAGGTGAAAGCCGTCGTATCCAGTGGCTACGCCAACGATCCCGTCCTGGCGCAGTACCGGGATTACGGCTTCCAGGGTATTCTGGTGAAGCCTTTTCGACCTGAGGATTTAAGCCAGGTTATGGACGCCTTGATACGCGCCCCTCGGCCCGACCCTGCGCCCGTTGCGCTCCCCTAG
- a CDS encoding rhomboid family intramembrane serine protease, whose amino-acid sequence MRYQFTSPASFDPPGWRRSGSLIIRRLVIINAGIWISLYLLYLMGAPGHVSFPAYYEKLFSIFGLVPRLVWSRFMIWQPISYMFLHAGFWHVALNMFVLWMFGSELEREWGGMAFLRYYFLTGAGAGLVTVLFSLGSSTPVVGASGAVYGVLLAYGLAYPERELLIFPFMIPVKTKYFVAFMAIMAFLFSIQPGGSAVAHLTHLSGMVIGWIYLRSGWRSTWFRMGQRIADLQEERRVRHDFQEIQEDDRLRGEVDQILDKISTSGYASLSKEEQDVLYQASIRFSDKNVRN is encoded by the coding sequence ATGCGCTACCAATTCACCAGTCCGGCCAGTTTCGACCCGCCAGGATGGCGCCGGTCCGGCTCCCTCATTATCCGTCGGCTGGTCATCATAAACGCCGGAATCTGGATCAGCCTCTACCTGCTATATCTGATGGGTGCCCCGGGGCACGTGTCGTTCCCCGCTTATTATGAAAAGCTGTTTTCAATCTTCGGGCTGGTGCCTCGCCTGGTGTGGTCGCGATTCATGATCTGGCAGCCCATTTCCTACATGTTTCTGCACGCAGGGTTCTGGCATGTAGCGCTCAACATGTTTGTGCTCTGGATGTTCGGTTCGGAGCTGGAGCGTGAATGGGGTGGGATGGCCTTCCTGCGGTACTATTTCCTTACGGGCGCCGGCGCAGGCCTGGTCACCGTGCTGTTCAGCCTGGGGTCCTCCACCCCCGTGGTGGGGGCCAGCGGCGCGGTCTACGGAGTCCTGCTGGCATACGGACTGGCCTACCCCGAGCGGGAGCTGCTCATATTCCCCTTCATGATTCCCGTCAAGACAAAATATTTCGTCGCCTTCATGGCCATCATGGCTTTCTTGTTCTCGATCCAGCCGGGGGGGTCTGCCGTTGCACACCTGACACATTTGTCCGGCATGGTGATCGGCTGGATCTACTTGCGGTCCGGCTGGCGGTCAACTTGGTTCCGTATGGGGCAGCGGATTGCCGACCTGCAAGAGGAGCGCCGTGTCCGCCACGATTTTCAGGAGATCCAGGAGGATGATCGGCTGCGGGGGGAGGTAGACCAGATCCTGGACAAGATCAGCACTTCCGGTTACGCCTCACTTTCCAAAGAGGAACAGGATGTTCTTTATCAAGCCAGCATTCGGTTCTCCGATAAGAACGTCCGTAACTGA